In Diachasmimorpha longicaudata isolate KC_UGA_2023 chromosome 7, iyDiaLong2, whole genome shotgun sequence, the following proteins share a genomic window:
- the LOC135164697 gene encoding inward rectifier potassium channel 2-like isoform X1, with protein MPSDVEGTKDDVSSRRSATPWAELLVNSAVPATAVAVNLGEETSEQPSTAKDSSKDKLSVLGSFQRRTFSRISFNGETGPLLSRYRQTRFSSRRVRKRVVFKHGDCNVVQGNVAKRRRRYLQDIFTTLVDAQWRWTLLVFSMNFLLSWLGFAIVWWIIAYAHGDLDPRNFTDANKTFTPCVEDIHGFTSCFLFSVETQHTIGYGSKHTTTECPEAIFIMCIQSMTGVILQAFMVGIVFAKLSRPKKRTQTLLFSRNAVICQRDGQPCLMFRVGDMRKSHIIEAHVRAQMIKRKVTREGELLPFYQTELRVGGDGEEDKIFFIWPTTIVHKIDEHSPLYHLSASDMLKERFEIIVMLEGVIESTGMTTQARSSYLPTEILWGHRFSHIITFKKETGEYEVNYNLFNNTYEVDTPLCSAAELDQLKALHHAKGERMSSATFPTYREDSSSSLTTSSGSSSASSSGGLHMHSPTPPTPIPVMITGPDDSPRRNSINVQPDQRLAVFYTHDEDDDQAGCSSVVIKASEQEDYNTVLEGINASIRKNRGESNKSREERAIPRNESKSTIKKHDSKSSSDGMKRSSTRVSLEPSSSTSAMKKSASRVTLDPRHTRFADLPQHDELSSHIKSSLDNNHKSDTHSVLSYVDEDKKPERLIRISPPPRLLPRPEVSDIKATNHYPPHSNPEEQV; from the exons ATGCCGAGTGACGTGGAGGGGACGAAAGACGACGTGTCTAGTCGAAGATCTGCAACGCCATGGGCTGAATTGCTGGTGAATTCAGCAGTACCAGCAACCGCTGTTGCTGTCAACCTGGGGGAGGAGACCAGTGAGCAGCCGTCAACGGCGAAAGACTCGAGCAAAGACAAACTCAGTGTATTGGGGAGTTTTCAGAGACGTACATTCAGTAGAATAAGTTTCAATGGCGAAACGGGTCCGCTGCTCAGCAG ATATCGACAGACGAGATTTAGCTCCAGGCGAGTGAGAAAACGAGTGGTGTTCAAGCACGGTGACTGCAACGTTGTCCAGGGAAACGTCGCTAAGAGGCGTCGCAGATATCTTCAG GatatttttacgacattggtGGATGCTCAATGGCGCTGGACACTGCTGGTATTCTCGATGAACTTTTTACTATCGTGGTTGGGGTTTGCAATTGTCTGGTGGATCATAGCGTACGCCCACGGTGATCTCGATCCCCGAAATTTCACTGACGCCAACAAAACTTTCACCCCCTGTGTCGAGGATATACATGGCTTCACCAgttgttttttattctcagtcGAGACTCAGCACACTATCGg TTATGGATCGAAGCACACAACTACAGAGTGCCCAGAAGCAATATTCATAATGTGCATCCAATCAATGACCGGAGTTATACTGCAAGCTTTCATGGTTGGCATTGTATTTGCCAAGTTATCACGTCCAAAAAAACGCACACAGACCCTTTTATTCTCCCGTAATGCGGTGATTTGTCAAAGAGACGGCCAGCCATGCCTAATGTTCCGCGTCGGGGACATGAGAAAGAGCCACATCATAGAGGCACACGTTCGTGCACAGATGATAAAACGAAAG GTGACGAGAGAGGGTGAACTACTGCCATTTTACCAGACTGAATTGAGAGTCGGTGGTGATGGTGAGGAGgataaaatattcttcatcTGGCCGACTACCATTGTCCATAAAATTGATGAGCATTCGCCATTGTATCATCTCTCTGCAAGTGATATGCTTAAAGAGCGCTTCGAAATTATTGTTATGCTCGAAG GTGTTATAGAGTCAACGGGAATGACGACACAGGCCAGAAGCTCGTACCTACCGACTGAAATACTCTGGGGTCACAGGTTCTCTCACATCATTACATTTAAAAAGGAAACTGGAGAGTACGAAGTCAACTACAACCTCTTCAATAACACATACGAGGTAGATACGCCTCTATGTTCAGCTGCAGAACTCGATCAGCTAAAAGCTTTGCATCACGCCAAAGGAG AACGAATGAGTTCAGCAACATTTCCAACATACCGTGAGGACTCAAGCAGCTCGTTGACAACGAGTTCCGGTTCTAGTTCAGCATCATCATCTGGTGGTTTACACATGCACTCACCAACACCACCCACGCCAATTCCCGTGATGATAACTGGCCCGGACGATTCACCAAGACGTAACAGTATCAATGTACAGCCGGATCAGAGATTAGCAGTGTTCTACACACACGATGAG GATGACGATCAAGCTGGATGCAGTAGTGTAGTAATCAAAGCGAGTGAGCAGGAGGATTACAATACAGTTTTGGAGGGCATAAACGCGAGCATCAGGAAAAATCGAGGAGAGAGTAATAAATCTAGGGAGGAGAGAGCCATTCCCAGGAATGAATCGaaatcaacaattaaaaaGCACGATTCCAAATCCAGTTCCGATGGAATGAAAAGATCATCCACGAGAGTATCATTAGAGCCGTCATCATCGACCAGTGCCATGAAAAAATCCGCCTCAAGGGTCACCTTGGATCCAAG ACACACGAGATTCGCAGACTTACCTCAACACGATGAACTCTCTAGTCACATAAAATCTAGTCTCGATAATAACCACAAATCCGATACCCACAGTGTGTTGAGCTACGTAGACGAGGATAAAAAGCCAGAGAGACTCATAAGGATATCGCCACCCCCGCGGCTACTGCCAAGGCCAGAAGTTTCTGATATCAAAGCAACAAATCATTATCCACCTCATAGTAATCCGGAGGAGCAGGTCTAA
- the LOC135164697 gene encoding inward rectifier potassium channel 2-like isoform X2, producing the protein MTMEQSHATETPATPHRVHLGDGMTLSGLRRAISQVSMLVVKATTSGETAWREECLKYRQTRFSSRRVRKRVVFKHGDCNVVQGNVAKRRRRYLQDIFTTLVDAQWRWTLLVFSMNFLLSWLGFAIVWWIIAYAHGDLDPRNFTDANKTFTPCVEDIHGFTSCFLFSVETQHTIGYGSKHTTTECPEAIFIMCIQSMTGVILQAFMVGIVFAKLSRPKKRTQTLLFSRNAVICQRDGQPCLMFRVGDMRKSHIIEAHVRAQMIKRKVTREGELLPFYQTELRVGGDGEEDKIFFIWPTTIVHKIDEHSPLYHLSASDMLKERFEIIVMLEGVIESTGMTTQARSSYLPTEILWGHRFSHIITFKKETGEYEVNYNLFNNTYEVDTPLCSAAELDQLKALHHAKGERMSSATFPTYREDSSSSLTTSSGSSSASSSGGLHMHSPTPPTPIPVMITGPDDSPRRNSINVQPDQRLAVFYTHDEDDDQAGCSSVVIKASEQEDYNTVLEGINASIRKNRGESNKSREERAIPRNESKSTIKKHDSKSSSDGMKRSSTRVSLEPSSSTSAMKKSASRVTLDPRHTRFADLPQHDELSSHIKSSLDNNHKSDTHSVLSYVDEDKKPERLIRISPPPRLLPRPEVSDIKATNHYPPHSNPEEQV; encoded by the exons ATGACAATGGAGCAGTCACATGCAACTGAGACTCCTGCCACTCCACATCGTGTTCATCTAGGGGATGGTATGACACTGTCTGGTCTGCGCCGCGCCATTTCCCAGGTCTCTATGCTGGTGGTCAAGGCCACAACCTCGGGGGAGACTGCCTGGCGTGAAGAGTGTCTCAA ATATCGACAGACGAGATTTAGCTCCAGGCGAGTGAGAAAACGAGTGGTGTTCAAGCACGGTGACTGCAACGTTGTCCAGGGAAACGTCGCTAAGAGGCGTCGCAGATATCTTCAG GatatttttacgacattggtGGATGCTCAATGGCGCTGGACACTGCTGGTATTCTCGATGAACTTTTTACTATCGTGGTTGGGGTTTGCAATTGTCTGGTGGATCATAGCGTACGCCCACGGTGATCTCGATCCCCGAAATTTCACTGACGCCAACAAAACTTTCACCCCCTGTGTCGAGGATATACATGGCTTCACCAgttgttttttattctcagtcGAGACTCAGCACACTATCGg TTATGGATCGAAGCACACAACTACAGAGTGCCCAGAAGCAATATTCATAATGTGCATCCAATCAATGACCGGAGTTATACTGCAAGCTTTCATGGTTGGCATTGTATTTGCCAAGTTATCACGTCCAAAAAAACGCACACAGACCCTTTTATTCTCCCGTAATGCGGTGATTTGTCAAAGAGACGGCCAGCCATGCCTAATGTTCCGCGTCGGGGACATGAGAAAGAGCCACATCATAGAGGCACACGTTCGTGCACAGATGATAAAACGAAAG GTGACGAGAGAGGGTGAACTACTGCCATTTTACCAGACTGAATTGAGAGTCGGTGGTGATGGTGAGGAGgataaaatattcttcatcTGGCCGACTACCATTGTCCATAAAATTGATGAGCATTCGCCATTGTATCATCTCTCTGCAAGTGATATGCTTAAAGAGCGCTTCGAAATTATTGTTATGCTCGAAG GTGTTATAGAGTCAACGGGAATGACGACACAGGCCAGAAGCTCGTACCTACCGACTGAAATACTCTGGGGTCACAGGTTCTCTCACATCATTACATTTAAAAAGGAAACTGGAGAGTACGAAGTCAACTACAACCTCTTCAATAACACATACGAGGTAGATACGCCTCTATGTTCAGCTGCAGAACTCGATCAGCTAAAAGCTTTGCATCACGCCAAAGGAG AACGAATGAGTTCAGCAACATTTCCAACATACCGTGAGGACTCAAGCAGCTCGTTGACAACGAGTTCCGGTTCTAGTTCAGCATCATCATCTGGTGGTTTACACATGCACTCACCAACACCACCCACGCCAATTCCCGTGATGATAACTGGCCCGGACGATTCACCAAGACGTAACAGTATCAATGTACAGCCGGATCAGAGATTAGCAGTGTTCTACACACACGATGAG GATGACGATCAAGCTGGATGCAGTAGTGTAGTAATCAAAGCGAGTGAGCAGGAGGATTACAATACAGTTTTGGAGGGCATAAACGCGAGCATCAGGAAAAATCGAGGAGAGAGTAATAAATCTAGGGAGGAGAGAGCCATTCCCAGGAATGAATCGaaatcaacaattaaaaaGCACGATTCCAAATCCAGTTCCGATGGAATGAAAAGATCATCCACGAGAGTATCATTAGAGCCGTCATCATCGACCAGTGCCATGAAAAAATCCGCCTCAAGGGTCACCTTGGATCCAAG ACACACGAGATTCGCAGACTTACCTCAACACGATGAACTCTCTAGTCACATAAAATCTAGTCTCGATAATAACCACAAATCCGATACCCACAGTGTGTTGAGCTACGTAGACGAGGATAAAAAGCCAGAGAGACTCATAAGGATATCGCCACCCCCGCGGCTACTGCCAAGGCCAGAAGTTTCTGATATCAAAGCAACAAATCATTATCCACCTCATAGTAATCCGGAGGAGCAGGTCTAA
- the LOC135164697 gene encoding ATP-sensitive inward rectifier potassium channel 12-like isoform X3 codes for MPSDVEGTKDDVSSRRSATPWAELLVNSAVPATAVAVNLGEETSEQPSTAKDSSKDKLSVLGSFQRRTFSRISFNGETGPLLSRYRQTRFSSRRVRKRVVFKHGDCNVVQGNVAKRRRRYLQDIFTTLVDAQWRWTLLVFSMNFLLSWLGFAIVWWIIAYAHGDLDPRNFTDANKTFTPCVEDIHGFTSCFLFSVETQHTIGYGSKHTTTECPEAIFIMCIQSMTGVILQAFMVGIVFAKLSRPKKRTQTLLFSRNAVICQRDGQPCLMFRVGDMRKSHIIEAHVRAQMIKRKVTREGELLPFYQTELRVGGDGEEDKIFFIWPTTIVHKIDEHSPLYHLSASDMLKERFEIIVMLEGVIESTGMTTQARSSYLPTEILWGHRFSHIITFKKETGEYEVNYNLFNNTYEVDTPLCSAAELDQLKALHHAKGERMSSATFPTYREDSSSSLTTSSGSSSASSSGGLHMHSPTPPTPIPVMITGPDDSPRRNSINVQPDQRLAVFYTHDEDDDQAGCSSVVIKASEQEDYNTVLEGINASIRKNRGESNKSREERAIPRNESKSTIKKHDSKSSSDGMKRSSTRVSLEPSSSTSAMKKSASRVTLDPSVLSYVDEDKKPERLIRISPPPRLLPRPEVSDIKATNHYPPHSNPEEQV; via the exons ATGCCGAGTGACGTGGAGGGGACGAAAGACGACGTGTCTAGTCGAAGATCTGCAACGCCATGGGCTGAATTGCTGGTGAATTCAGCAGTACCAGCAACCGCTGTTGCTGTCAACCTGGGGGAGGAGACCAGTGAGCAGCCGTCAACGGCGAAAGACTCGAGCAAAGACAAACTCAGTGTATTGGGGAGTTTTCAGAGACGTACATTCAGTAGAATAAGTTTCAATGGCGAAACGGGTCCGCTGCTCAGCAG ATATCGACAGACGAGATTTAGCTCCAGGCGAGTGAGAAAACGAGTGGTGTTCAAGCACGGTGACTGCAACGTTGTCCAGGGAAACGTCGCTAAGAGGCGTCGCAGATATCTTCAG GatatttttacgacattggtGGATGCTCAATGGCGCTGGACACTGCTGGTATTCTCGATGAACTTTTTACTATCGTGGTTGGGGTTTGCAATTGTCTGGTGGATCATAGCGTACGCCCACGGTGATCTCGATCCCCGAAATTTCACTGACGCCAACAAAACTTTCACCCCCTGTGTCGAGGATATACATGGCTTCACCAgttgttttttattctcagtcGAGACTCAGCACACTATCGg TTATGGATCGAAGCACACAACTACAGAGTGCCCAGAAGCAATATTCATAATGTGCATCCAATCAATGACCGGAGTTATACTGCAAGCTTTCATGGTTGGCATTGTATTTGCCAAGTTATCACGTCCAAAAAAACGCACACAGACCCTTTTATTCTCCCGTAATGCGGTGATTTGTCAAAGAGACGGCCAGCCATGCCTAATGTTCCGCGTCGGGGACATGAGAAAGAGCCACATCATAGAGGCACACGTTCGTGCACAGATGATAAAACGAAAG GTGACGAGAGAGGGTGAACTACTGCCATTTTACCAGACTGAATTGAGAGTCGGTGGTGATGGTGAGGAGgataaaatattcttcatcTGGCCGACTACCATTGTCCATAAAATTGATGAGCATTCGCCATTGTATCATCTCTCTGCAAGTGATATGCTTAAAGAGCGCTTCGAAATTATTGTTATGCTCGAAG GTGTTATAGAGTCAACGGGAATGACGACACAGGCCAGAAGCTCGTACCTACCGACTGAAATACTCTGGGGTCACAGGTTCTCTCACATCATTACATTTAAAAAGGAAACTGGAGAGTACGAAGTCAACTACAACCTCTTCAATAACACATACGAGGTAGATACGCCTCTATGTTCAGCTGCAGAACTCGATCAGCTAAAAGCTTTGCATCACGCCAAAGGAG AACGAATGAGTTCAGCAACATTTCCAACATACCGTGAGGACTCAAGCAGCTCGTTGACAACGAGTTCCGGTTCTAGTTCAGCATCATCATCTGGTGGTTTACACATGCACTCACCAACACCACCCACGCCAATTCCCGTGATGATAACTGGCCCGGACGATTCACCAAGACGTAACAGTATCAATGTACAGCCGGATCAGAGATTAGCAGTGTTCTACACACACGATGAG GATGACGATCAAGCTGGATGCAGTAGTGTAGTAATCAAAGCGAGTGAGCAGGAGGATTACAATACAGTTTTGGAGGGCATAAACGCGAGCATCAGGAAAAATCGAGGAGAGAGTAATAAATCTAGGGAGGAGAGAGCCATTCCCAGGAATGAATCGaaatcaacaattaaaaaGCACGATTCCAAATCCAGTTCCGATGGAATGAAAAGATCATCCACGAGAGTATCATTAGAGCCGTCATCATCGACCAGTGCCATGAAAAAATCCGCCTCAAGGGTCACCTTGGATCCAAG TGTGTTGAGCTACGTAGACGAGGATAAAAAGCCAGAGAGACTCATAAGGATATCGCCACCCCCGCGGCTACTGCCAAGGCCAGAAGTTTCTGATATCAAAGCAACAAATCATTATCCACCTCATAGTAATCCGGAGGAGCAGGTCTAA